A single genomic interval of Microbacterium oleivorans harbors:
- a CDS encoding TlyA family RNA methyltransferase — protein sequence MSPRLDSALAARGMARSRTHAAGLISSGLVSVDGKAVVKAAHVVTDEAVIVVAGADHYVSRAAHKLIAGLDAFGIEVSGRVALDMGASTGGFTQVLRERGAEPVVAVDVGHGQLADEIAADPGVIPVEGFNVRALTPDTLAEAAGRTVSPEIVTGDLSFISLTHVLPAVRSVAGPRTDVVLLVKPQFEVGRTAVKGGLVTSPGLRADAVAGVLWSAWDAGLGTHGVTSSPLPGTHGNQEYLVHLRAREGDAGNPTEWIRTVDRLAGAR from the coding sequence GTGAGTCCCCGACTCGATTCGGCGCTCGCCGCGCGAGGTATGGCGCGCTCGCGTACCCACGCCGCCGGGCTCATCTCGTCGGGTCTGGTCAGCGTCGACGGGAAGGCCGTGGTCAAGGCCGCGCACGTCGTCACCGACGAGGCCGTCATCGTCGTCGCGGGCGCCGATCACTACGTCAGTCGGGCCGCGCACAAACTCATCGCGGGCCTCGACGCCTTCGGCATCGAGGTCTCCGGTCGGGTGGCGCTCGACATGGGGGCCTCGACGGGCGGGTTCACCCAGGTGCTGCGTGAGCGCGGAGCCGAGCCGGTGGTCGCCGTCGACGTCGGACACGGGCAACTCGCCGACGAGATCGCCGCCGACCCCGGCGTGATCCCGGTCGAGGGCTTCAACGTCCGCGCCCTCACCCCCGACACGCTGGCCGAGGCGGCCGGCCGGACGGTGTCGCCCGAGATCGTCACGGGAGACCTGTCGTTCATCTCGCTCACCCACGTGCTGCCCGCGGTCCGCTCGGTGGCGGGACCCCGCACGGATGTCGTGCTGCTGGTCAAGCCGCAGTTCGAGGTCGGGCGCACAGCCGTCAAGGGCGGCCTGGTCACCTCGCCGGGGTTGCGCGCCGATGCCGTCGCCGGCGTGCTGTGGTCTGCCTGGGATGCCGGACTCGGGACGCACGGGGTGACCTCGTCGCCGCTGCCGGGTACCCACGGCAATCAGGAGTACCTCGTCCACCTGCGAGCCCGCGAAGGCGACGCGGGCAATCCGACAGAATGGATCCGTACCGTGGACCGACTGGCGGGAGCCCGATGA